The proteins below come from a single Roseiflexus sp. RS-1 genomic window:
- a CDS encoding TrmH family RNA methyltransferase produces the protein MAIPLTDHHTARSLLATLLRQETGADYDALIADLFSTDPAAIRVVVSGWNTLDGMLVHQPEMRCAASTRALVVAAHERALCDLLLAAPRGEVILFLMVGEWTLPTLAELFDGRTLAPRETLMYPDIHLFVGVRRGSGTPPDIDDDTLFRGPPLARAALPPAPVGRTLSSAKDLIVARLRDLGNAAGRRARGQFLAEGSLLASRALDDLPVEDMFYTGELLRDPAGAPLLQRAGDLGVPAYRISDGLMGLITPTRPLPAIVTAIWGRVRDVAAYRPGKQAVILVAEQISNPENLGMTLRTADAAGAEAVVVAGGADPLHRECVRAARGAVGRIPIYSCADLPAWIGQLRTQGIPVVGATGNVERELYDVDLPIPLAIVVGNETDGLTDATLAACSSLVRIPMAPGQDSLNVGVAAGVLLYDVVRRSGRWRRTD, from the coding sequence GTGGCTATTCCGCTCACAGATCATCACACCGCCAGATCGCTGCTGGCAACACTGCTCCGTCAGGAAACCGGCGCGGATTACGATGCCCTGATCGCCGATCTGTTCAGCACAGACCCCGCCGCAATCCGTGTGGTCGTCTCCGGTTGGAACACGCTCGACGGGATGCTGGTGCATCAGCCTGAGATGCGGTGCGCCGCTTCGACGCGCGCACTGGTTGTTGCAGCGCATGAACGGGCGCTCTGCGATCTCCTCCTTGCCGCACCACGTGGTGAAGTCATCCTTTTCCTGATGGTCGGTGAGTGGACACTGCCAACGCTCGCCGAACTGTTCGATGGGCGCACATTGGCGCCACGCGAGACGCTGATGTATCCGGATATTCACCTCTTTGTGGGAGTTCGGCGCGGCAGCGGCACGCCTCCCGACATTGACGACGACACCCTGTTCCGTGGTCCACCCCTGGCGCGCGCCGCCCTGCCGCCCGCTCCTGTCGGGCGAACGCTCAGCAGCGCAAAGGATCTGATCGTCGCACGTTTGCGTGACCTTGGCAACGCGGCAGGGCGGCGCGCGCGCGGGCAGTTTCTTGCCGAAGGATCCCTCCTCGCCTCCCGCGCCCTCGACGATCTTCCGGTCGAAGATATGTTCTACACCGGCGAGTTGCTGCGCGACCCAGCAGGCGCTCCGCTCCTCCAGCGCGCAGGAGACCTGGGTGTGCCCGCGTACCGCATTTCCGATGGATTGATGGGATTGATCACACCCACCCGCCCTCTTCCCGCCATCGTTACCGCCATCTGGGGGCGGGTGCGCGATGTCGCAGCATACCGACCCGGCAAACAGGCCGTCATCCTGGTCGCCGAGCAGATCAGCAACCCCGAAAATCTGGGCATGACGCTGCGCACTGCCGATGCAGCCGGCGCCGAAGCGGTGGTGGTTGCCGGTGGCGCCGATCCATTGCACCGTGAATGTGTGCGCGCCGCGCGTGGCGCCGTGGGGCGCATTCCCATCTATTCCTGCGCCGATCTTCCCGCCTGGATCGGGCAATTGCGCACACAGGGCATCCCTGTTGTCGGCGCAACCGGCAACGTCGAGCGTGAACTGTACGATGTCGATCTGCCGATCCCGCTGGCAATCGTCGTCGGCAATGAAACCGATGGTCTGACCGACGCAACGCTCGCTGCCTGTTCGTCGCTCGTGCGCATCCCGATGGCGCCAGGGCAGGACTCGTTGAATGTCGGAGTGGCTGCCGGGGTGTTGCTGTACGATGTCGTGCGACGGAGTGGACGGTGGAGGCGCACAGATTGA